The proteins below come from a single Danio aesculapii chromosome 25, fDanAes4.1, whole genome shotgun sequence genomic window:
- the guca1g gene encoding LOW QUALITY PROTEIN: guanylate cyclase activator 1g (The sequence of the model RefSeq protein was modified relative to this genomic sequence to represent the inferred CDS: inserted 1 base in 1 codon; deleted 1 base in 1 codon) has product MGQNQSDEEEEEVELTEIQPLYTRFMKVCPSGALHLHEFRRIFGVQSSSEEEALYMETIFKSFDTNRDNVIDFMEFVAAVHLVLRGNLEDRLKGFFKVYDRDENGSXDRQEVIHVIRILCKLKKNRINMTPGEICDRIFELLDENNDGQISLSEFLEGAERDAWIMDLLKLDTNARVWFRDNLGKKT; this is encoded by the exons ATGGGCCAGAATCAAAGcgatgaagaagaggaagaagtggAGCTAACAGAAATCCAGCCTCTTTACACCAGATTCATGAAAGTGTGTCCCAGCGGAGCTCTGCATCTGCATGAATTTCGCAGGATCTTCGGCGTTCAGAGCTCATCAGAAGAGGAGGCTTTGTACATGGAGACCATTTTCAAGTCCTTTGATACAAACAGG GATAACGTCATAGACTTTATGGAGTTTGTTGCCGCCGTCCATCTAGTCTTGAGAGGAAATCTGGAGGACAGGTTGAAAGGT TTTTTTAAAGTCTATGATAGAGATGAGAATGGAA TGGACAGACAAGAGGTTATACATGTCATAAGG ATTCTTTGCAAGCTCAAGAAAAACAGAATCAACATGACTCCAGGTGAAATCTGTGATAGGATATTCGAACTTTTAGATGAAAACAATGATG GTCAGATCTCATTGTCTGAGTTCCTGGAAGGGGCAGAAAGGGATGCCTGGATTATGGACCTCCTAAAACTGGACACTAATGCACGGGTCTGGTTCAGGGACAACTTGGGGAAGAAAACATGA